The Tripterygium wilfordii isolate XIE 37 chromosome 23, ASM1340144v1, whole genome shotgun sequence genomic sequence AGTTTGACTACTCGAATAGTAGAAAATCTGCTCGAGTATGCATATTGGAATAATTTTTTACTTTGAATTAACAAGTTGGAACATTCGAACATTCGGTAATCAAGTTGGGCTTTATCAACTCTTTCAGTGATCACAAGTTGCATGATCCTTGAAATGACCATTAATGATTCAAGATGAATTGCATAACTATTATTCTATCTATGTAGGCTTACCTAGCCAATTACATACGAGATCTTGATCTCCAACGTAGACAAGGAGTCTAATGCCATCATTCAGAAGACCTGGTATTTTTGCTTCAATGTGTTTCATCATTTCTGCTTCCATGGCCGAATATACAATAGGATTACATGCAGCAAATTTAATGTGTTCTTCCACACCTAAAGCTTTCTTCACTGATATCAAATTCATAAACCTCTCCAACTTTGAGAACTCATAGCATTGACCACTACCAATGCATGTCTTTCGTATATCATAGTACTGCGTCTCACAAAAACATTCAAGTTAATTTTAGGGAGAAGTTATGAAATGGACCCTGAACTTTCATTTAGGATCAATTTGCCCCCTCAACTTCCACTTCTGTATACTGTTAGCCCCTACGCACATATTCCGTCTAATTTGGCTAATGTGGCAGTTGTTTTCCGTTACTAATTACATGACATGTGGTTTTCAGGCTTGCTGTCACATCAGCTAAATTGattttaaatcaagtttaggAGCTAAATTGATCCATTCGCGAAAGTTTATGGGTCATTTCAATAGTTATCCCTTAATTTTAtagttttttctttcaaaactcATAAATGAAGACTAAGAAAATGTATATCTAATTATTACTTACATTTCTATTGTCAGCAATTCGGCTAATCTCAGGGATTATGCTATTACAATGAGAGAGTGCAGTGCGACAATCATCTTTTCCACCGTTGTTGACTAACAAGAAATCAAAAGGAGAAATCAAGAATAATTCCCAGATGGTGTTAGTTTGCATGAAATATGAATTAAGTTTTGCATTATAAGGTAACCAAACAAAGATAATAAACAAAAATCAGTGCTAACCACAGTCTTTTATAGATGATTCACATTTGGAAACAATTGCATCTATATGGGTGTAATTAGAAGAATTGGCTGTGATTAATTCTTTCTCCACAGCATAATCTAGCTGTGCTCGAAACTGAATCTCAGGATTTGTAAATCCATTACCAATAGCTAATCCCTGTAACACCATATAATTAAGAAAAATCAATAAGCAACTTTGTTTGATGTTATGTTCAAAGACGAAGAGACACCTTTAACTTAATATAGATTCTCgaatttgcttttgctttgttttcttcGTTGATACGAGAAGCAATAGCAGGAATATAGTATCCAGCATGAGATTCTCCAGTTATGAAGAATTCGTTATCTTTAAATTGATGATGCTTTTTAAAGAATTCCTACATTGAAGGAGATtggacaacaacaacaacaaaaaaaatgaaaaattttgaTTCAAGTATCTAGAATTTATAGATAGGGTAAGAGTAGAAATATACCTGCAAGAAATTATATAAATCATTGGTGACATCAATCAAATTACGCCTTATATTACTGTTATCGGGTGTATAACTAAAACCTGTTCCAATAGGCTGGTCAACAAAGAGAATGTTGGATACCTGTATTAAAAACGAATTAGCTTCTTATATGTTTTGAGGAAAATGCTAAAAGGATTGATGCATGCATTGCATTCTcaaaaaacaacaagacaacatACCAAAACATTTTAAAGCATTAGATGGATGGTTGTTCTACAAAACTGATCTTGTctataataaataataagacAATATAATTCTATACCTGATTCCAACCGTGATTACTCCATTCGAGAAAGAGATTTTTTGTGATCTGAAAAGGAccattttcataaaataaagcTATGCTACTACTACATCCAGGTCCTCCTGTCAACCACAGTACAACTGGGTCATTCTCACTCCCGTTAGACTTGAAAAAGAAGTAGAACATCCTGAAATAATAATCTATTAAATTAATACAAAGAGCTAATGTTTTTCAGAACCGAACCGCGCATTTAATCGCGACGGTGACTTATGAAAATTCAACCGATTGGAATTGAATCACccatattttaaataatttattttacttataaataataataaaatataataaataaaaatcttcactcaattatatttgattttgtgaCTTTATGGCGAGTATCAAATAGAtcaacaaatataattaattaatttaagacaaaaaaaaacacagaacgaaattaattataaaaatgaccataaaaatatttataaaaatttaaaaatgaatattttaacgatttaattaattaaagcattgagaaaaagagaagcacaaaagtgaagaaaaaaatCGCAAAACGACAAAACAATTGTTatttccaaaatgatatgtatTCATAATTTTGGTATCTATAATCTAGATAGCATAAGTAGAAGTGTGGGGACCATTTATTACActtctcatgccacctagattatgaacatcaaaattataaacatcaaaattatgaacatgtatTGCTTCCGTGATTATTTTTACAAGGGACCCACTTCAGAACAAAGTGACAAACAGGTGACCTCTTTTCCCTCACCCAGTGACAGCTGTAGTTGGCAAAAAGCCTATGGGTCATAGAGGTTGCTAAAGCCAGCCttagtaaaaaaaacaaaaagaaagaagaagaagaagaaggtcgAACCAATGGGCTTTGCTGGTTCTGATAACACTACAAGAAGGTATAAAATGACATAAAACTAGCTAGTTCATGATGTTACCTTGCACCAGTAGCATCTGGAAGGTGATAGTACCCAGCATAATGTTCAAGGTCTCTAGTAGCAGGCCTAACACCAAGAAATGGAAAGTTGAATTGCTTCTCAACTAGTCTCGAAGTATTAACAACCAAGGGTTCTTGATCATCAACGATATTGTTAATCTCATCTTTTGGGAATATTTTGAGTGGTTCCACTTCTTGTATAAGCTCCACTGCTTGTTTTCTAGGAGAGATGACTGGTTTTGATGAATGAACTCGATTTGCTTGCACTAGCATTAAGGTGAAGAGGCGAGAAAGAAGtagaaaaaacaagaagatgTGAGCATTTGATGCCGCCATTGTTGTTGGGAAACAAAATTATTGGACAATGAAATTTCTTCTGTTATGAACTATTATATAggaaatgtatatatatatatatatatataagtatttcTTCTCTTCAATTGTAATAATTAATTGGAGAACGGACCAAAATTATGCAATGAGACTTCTTTTGGACGGATTAGTCAAGGCAGacaaatattaattatgatgcagaaaaaacaagaaattatatatatatatagtgttcttTTGGACATAATGACGATGATGCCAAAGAGATGCATCATTCCGACCCTATTTTTCACGATTTCAACATTCCATGAAAATATAAAGAAAGATATTTATATACTTGAGACATTTTTTAGAATCTTCTCCTAGACtgcataaaataaataattgaatgCAAGTTGTATCCTTGCAGGTTATCATTAGgggtgaaaagaaaaaaaaaaaaaaaacctattccAAGGTAGACaaaaatgaattttcttttgttacGGACTAGCCAAGGTAGACAAAAATGGCCCAAATAACAAAAGATACATTATTATACAGCTTTGAATGCAAGTTGTCACCTTATATAATCTTGCTCTTGGCGTAGGATATCATCATTAGAGCTCATTAACTTAACCTATTGGCTATTATTCATCCTGAAGTTGGGCCGGACTTCGGTTTGGGACCTTAAGCTTAGAGCCCAGCCCGACTTTTGATCACCTCCATCTAATGATCATGTACAATTTATTGATGGGTTGTATATGGCACAAATTTAAAATACACATAGGCGTGAAAATAGCCCAACGGGTTAATATAACATGTCGTCATCATCGAAAGATTGGTCATGTTCCAACTCAAGTCATCCAAATATTCAAACGtttcaaaattatatgacaaTGAAACTTCTTTTGTACGGATTAGCTAAGGTAGACAAAAATGGCTGCACAAAAGATAAGACAGTATTATAGTGTTCTACTTCAATGTGCAACAATGATGACGATgccaaagtatatatatatatatatatatatatatcattccgAGCCTATTCTTCACGATTTCAGCATTCCATCAAAACTTAAACAAAAGACGGACACTATACTTACGACATTATTAGAATCTTCTTATAGACTGCATAAAGAAATAGTTGAATGCAAGTTGTATCCTTGCAGCTTGTCACCTAAATCTTGCTTTTTGCGTAGGATATTATCGTCAGAGCTCATCACCTTAACCTATTATTCACCCTGAAGTTGGATCTGAACGTCGGGCCGGACTTTGGTTCGATCTACAAAAATCTTGTATACGGGTGTTGTTTACGTTATTTTACCTTAAGATACTAGTTACTTATTTTCTATacctttaattaaatttaagatgTAGCTTTAAAACCTACATTGTGTGATAAATAACTAAAGGTTATTTTAagtgtcttttccttatgcccTATTTCAAGTTCAATTGAAAGATTCAAACTGTAAACCAATTCCCTTGATCAAGAGCTTTAGGATGAACATTCACTTTCTTTATCAAATCCTGTTATTCTTTGACACTGTCATACCACCAAAAGTGTAAAAAAACTGTTAAAAACTTTCATTTACATACAAGATTTAATGATGAAGAAAGAGTTACATCAGTCATCATCATACGAGACATGAAAACCAGTAGTGCAACCGGATGTCTCGGGGTCTTCTGCCCCGCAGCAGTCGTAGAACTTGGCAGCGTATGGCGGATCATTTGGACCCAATTCATAGTACCTTCAAAAAATGCAGAAGAAATGTTATTACCAACCAAGTCATGTAAATAGAAAAACCATCTCTCAACAGGAATACATCAACAAAAACCATTAATGTACACAATGTCCCAAAAACGATTAGGACTAACTTCACTACCCCCAGATGCACTCGCAAGAAAGCAACCGAGATCGTACATTGTTTGATGAAAATTACTTCTGTATTAGTCTCCTTCTAACAGTATTTTTCAAAGTACAAGAGGACTGCATTTCACATAAAGAAGCAAACCTTAGTGGACTTCCACTTACTCTTCCACAAAAGCCATTTGTCGTAGGGAGAAAGGAAAAATTCCTTCTGTTCAAGTGACCACCAGTGAAATTCTCTTCATTCAATAGAATAGCAATGTGAGAGATAAATTGTCCCTCACTTGCACCATTTTATCCTAATTGCTTGTTCATaccataaataaaaaatcaaacaatccaTGTCTACGAAGATTAAATATAAACTGAAAGAAAAGAATCATTCAATCAACCAGTATTTATTTGCAAGATTATACATATTGAGTAAGAACCCAAATCTTTTGTACAGAAATTTTAATAGAGAATACAATTTCTTTCACCATGGAAATTGTAAGTACATCAAACTATCAATTTACGAAACCAAAGAACTGAACTCACAAGAAATTGGCCAACCACCACCTTACCGTTAGACTGCCTACATTTAAGTTGCATCCACAATATGCCAATCAGGGAGTGACCAGACAATAGGTCTTTGTTGTTTGAcatcatcataagaaaattAACAAGATATAGTTGATGTTTCTTCACTCCCATTCAAATATTTTGGAGTTCAGTGTCCATACAGCAGCAGCAATGCCATAAGTCATCAAACACCCAAACAATAAGAagtaaaacaagcaaataacaAGAAGCAATAGCAAGCCAGGGGTTTTTTGTTTATATGAGCATTGGCTATTAGGTTAAGGTATAAAGTCCTCTTCCTTAATTTGAGAATGACATAAGAAACCAAAGCTGGAAACTGGGTTGGTCTCTGACTCTCACTCTCAGCTAACTCTCTCATTTTACatttatagtgtgtttggattgagggatttggggggaagggaaggaaaTCTCCCCCctaattctctccaaatccctcccTTTAATGATATCTTTATTCCAATCATCTTCAAATCCCTCTCCTtgattttttctaaactatccaaacaaaggaattagaaggaaactcccttccccttctcttcccttcccctcccccaaatcactcaatccaaacacactataatGGATGTGATACACATCGCATATCAGCAAGATCGGGGAGCAAATCCATCAACCATGATTGAATTGGACtctataaaaggaaaatattaaaaagaaaatctagTGATTGCAaactaaaatgagaaaagctacATGTGCGAAAGTCTCTGCTTCTTCTCCAACCATTGAAGATCCTTTCTGTTCATGATTAAATTTTAATTcactaaaacaagaaaagatcGGTAATTTCACTCCATGTTATGATGGTACAGAGAAATTCGAAGCGGGtaacaaaaataatcaaaatcaatTATAGGTAAAATCCATTATAGACAGAGAGAGATACCTCTTTTGGTCGTCATGACGG encodes the following:
- the LOC119993491 gene encoding serine carboxypeptidase-like, encoding MAASNAHIFLFFLLLSRLFTLMLVQANRVHSSKPVISPRKQAVELIQEVEPLKIFPKDEINNIVDDQEPLVVNTSRLVEKQFNFPFLGVRPATRDLEHYAGYYHLPDATGARMFYFFFKSNGSENDPVVLWLTGGPGCSSSIALFYENGPFQITKNLFLEWSNHGWNQVSNILFVDQPIGTGFSYTPDNSNIRRNLIDVTNDLYNFLQEFFKKHHQFKDNEFFITGESHAGYYIPAIASRINEENKAKANSRIYIKLKGLAIGNGFTNPEIQFRAQLDYAVEKELITANSSNYTHIDAIVSKCESSIKDCVNNGGKDDCRTALSHCNSIIPEISRIADNRNYYDIRKTCIGSGQCYEFSKLERFMNLISVKKALGVEEHIKFAACNPIVYSAMEAEMMKHIEAKIPGLLNDGIRLLVYVGDQDLVCNWLGTSLWVDAMEWNGKIPFEKAPKTSFIVDGSIAGELKVTEPLSLLKVYQAGHMVPMDQPKVALDMIGRWMQNTLSTHH
- the LOC119992946 gene encoding uncharacterized protein LOC119992946 gives rise to the protein MEKEKVCKICKRSYSPSSNTSSSCRFHPSFFVCRRHDDQKRYYELGPNDPPYAAKFYDCCGAEDPETSGCTTGFHVSYDDD